ACGTTTGTGCAGACCGGCCTCTACGCGCGTACGCGCCACCCCGCGTACGGTGGACTCCTGATCATGGCGGTGGGATGGGCGCTGTGGCGGGGGAGCGGCCTGCACCTGGTGCTGACCGC
This is a stretch of genomic DNA from Armatimonadota bacterium. It encodes these proteins:
- a CDS encoding isoprenylcysteine carboxylmethyltransferase family protein; translation: TFVQTGLYARTRHPAYGGLLIMAVGWALWRGSGLHLVLTAVLTLYIHAKARREEAYLMELFPGYREHRARTKHMIPGIY